The window ATTTCCATGCGTCTCGTGAATTTGCACTGTtggtgctcagttgcagccatccacattaagtcatgcaatgccttgtcaggatatttcttctggaaattggccttcaggtgacgcacacagtaacggtggtatgcatatggttcctgccattcaggcaagtgacgtacagaacttaaaataccaccatgccgatcagatattagacaaatacctgaacgatgtttgacaacgtgctgcttcaagtggttcaaaaaaagcgtCCATGTCTCTTCACTTTCGTTGGCACAtatggcaaaagctagtggaaatatttgcccgttggcatctactacaactgccatcaaaagcttaatatcatactttccatagacatgagtaccgtctatggaaataacaggacgacaatgcacaaaaccatcaattgctggtttaaatgaccagaacacatagttaaaaatatattcgggtctgtccggactccgctcacgcctccattcaacaacagtcccggggttaaagtgttgcagtgcggccatgtacctgggcagatttgaaaaagacttatccaagttgccataaataagttcaaaggcacgtttgcgaccgagatatgcctttcttttggttatagaacaaccatactcctggtggacggctgtaatacactctttaatcttgaacctaatggacacttccaaatatggaatcaagacaagagaaatcaagttcacatccaagttgaagtgattctcattgtatGTGTCTATTTCACATCTGTCTcgctaataaatttacccactttccacaaacctgatttcttcttggtGGCACACAAtatccagtgacaacccataaagtctctacggcATACATCCTTGTATTTCTCCGTAGTTGACTTacttaccgtcatctcacggcactctcttatactgtagatttttacagccTTAATTAAGCGAGCTTTATCagggaaatacatgccctttgtcaGAACAACTGGTCTAGACTCATTCCACATCGCTGACCGAAATTCATCATCATCCTTTGTGAGGGAATCCACATTCGGCAtgcttggcaaattatcaaggtagggaatattctgctcatgaaatggcacgtgggactcgtacactcttggtctagcgGGAGTGGAGGAACATGCTCTCTCGTCAACTCAGGTTCAACATTCACTttctcctcatcatcaccctcatcatggaagggtgtgtcatccccagactcatccgcattgttgtcataatcactatcatctttctgactctgcgcatctgccaaatcacgagtaaATACGTCATCTATGGTCAACTGTGTGAGGTCAGGAGCTTCAAGAATCTCGTTTTCGctgcacaaaaataacaaaatgataaTATACCCAACGAGATAAATACTTTAGATATCGcaatatcactttacttacaagtcgtactgtcttgacgtttcatgatggatgttttcttgttggtgatgactcccggatggaccaccgtggtccaatactccagaactacgcatatttcaactaggggcggggtcataacttgtaaaattcgtatccggacggtaccccctatgaaaaatatgagtgttaatacaaattcaattaaaacataaaataaacatcgctaaagcgtagtaaaattgaagtttaccagtcgtcttgttgattatataaagtcaaaaaattattttgtggctgctcattcgccggtggtgacaagtttaaatcaaggcaagctctttcatcagcaatctgtccggcaaaaactgctccagaataaccacccgatgactaggggttatccctactatgcacgcccttattattgggaacgtcttccaccttgacgtacatttccaataattttattacaataaattccctgtattcatccggaattcgcaaaaaatctctaagagtttcatcattctcgatgttaaactcagaataataagcaaacccctgcggaGTCACTGAATACGAAAATCTACCGGTTATTTTAAGGTTAACCGAACGCCTCCTCTCATtcatttttttacgtaacaacaataccaatttatcgtactccatagtaagcggcaatttaacatgacattgtgaaggtgagctatacctcacagagttattctccaacacaacctcccccccccccccccaatatagtgaaacccttatttttgccacttcagacattgtaaaaaaatgattgataagaagaagagagaagtatgaacgtaagtttgaagtaaagtattgaatgaattttcataaatttgaaacgcctttaaataaggcaagtccgacGTTGGGGTGTAGAATTTTTCTATGTAAAATGCAGTACAATACaacgttttatgtattgaattattgttatgtcagttcatTGTGGGACCAAAAACCAAAGTAAAAAGCAGTATAATAATACGTTTCAgtataaaacgcagtataattTTCTTAGTAAAACGCAATATAGTACTgcaaattacaaaaaataattaagtaaaacgcagtactatactgtgTTTTACTTTAACGGCTAAATTTTCGTTAAAGTAATtggcagtatagtactgcgttttactcatttatgtaactttttttttaagtagtagaaaagtattttttgtccaaaaaatcatcaaaaaagtTTCGGACTCTACTAATCCAAGCATCAAAGAAGTGAGCTCAGGAAATGCTTGGACAGGGCAATTTTTATAAGGTAGTACATAACTTAAGCGAAAGTTTGAGTTAAAACACCTATACACAAGACGTACACCAAAAAGTGGAAAACCTACCAAAAAGATATGTTTTTTTATTACACATGACACCCACTCTTCGACATAACGAGGAGCCTCATGGGTGCACCAAGAAAAAAGGATAAGAGGCTATCAATGATGCAAAATCAATTTCTACCCCTTCAACAAGTCTCATATTTCTCACCAACAACCCACATGAGTGCTAGTGGACTAACTTCCCACGCCTTACGTCTTCATCTCCATCTTCCAGTTGAACATTTCTTACAGTAACCGGCATCACCAGAGATATACCAAACAATCCCATAATTACCTATATAGCACTAACAAACATAAGTAATCTCCCTCTTCCTCAAATTCTCAGCCGTCAAAATCATCCCTCTTGTGGCTAACCAGGTAATAAAAAGGCACACATTTCTCGATATGTTAGGGATCCAAACTGAGATGTACTGAGATGTAAGGAGAAGCTACCTCCTCCTAGTCAAAAGATTCTCATAACATAAGTTAACAGAAAACCCTCCAAGGTTCCCAAACCTCCAATATAGTGGCAGTCATGTGATGTGCTTTGTTTGTGAAGTAATTCAATGCGGCTTTGAAATTCTGACAACTTCCAATCTTGCAATTCCATCCTATAGCCTCCGGATTCGTTGAACTGTTACCTCCTGCTGGCAAGTTCTGCAAATGTTTAGAAAAGCAAGCCTCAAAATGTTAACCCCACACCGCCAGTGCCCCAAAAAACGTAACCCCCACCCCCCAAAACCCAAGAGACACATTAGCACTAAACTATTCTCACCCCCTCAAAATATTCCTCCACAACCCACTCCCACAATGCTCGTAAAGAACATAACCGTGAGGGATTGTCAATAAAACACTTGATACAACTCATCTCCTCATGGATAAATGACGATGGCGCTTAAAGTTCTGTTTTCCTCGAGCCCTGTGGATAAAATCAGTGTCACCAGCTGGGGCAGAACGTTTCTTCATGAGCTCTTTTCGCACTTGAGCAATTGGAGCAGATCTGCAagttcctttatttgttttaactTGTCGGAACTCAGCAATAAAGTTTCGATTTGAGCTTGATTGACTCGAGTTTGACATCTGACATTGAAGTTTTTCGATCTGTTCTTGAAGTTGAGAAAGTGAATATTCCGACTGAAGACCAGGATCCACAATATGTCTAACTGCATTTCTTAGTGCATTTATTTCATAATTTATAGCCTTCATCTGCGAAAAAGATAGATCAAACTTGATTTTGGATTTCAGAAGAAATGATCATGAAGTTATTTGCCAAAGAGGAAGAGAACACTACATACTTGGGCTCGATGAGAACTATTTCCAGCATGAAGTATTTTCTTGGCAATCTCTTCTGAGTGTCTTACATAATCCCTCAGGAGCATCACTGGTGAAACCAAGTTAACAAGATCAAACTCATAGACATAAGTAAATGCCACCATCCACTGCTTTTTATTTATAAGATTTTGGACGAAGCCTGTAactcaaaaaatacaaaaaaaaagggggaaagaaAATATCAGTCAGATAAATCCAAAGGCTGTTCAGTCTTTGGTTATATTCAGTAAAAACGAAGTGAGTAGTGTAAAATGTTCCCTGTCAACTGAAGTTACAAGAGTCAGATGAAAACATCAGCTACAGTAACAACTTAATTTTTTGTTCAAATATCGGGTCACAGATATAGAGATTGCACGTTAAAGGAACAAGAATTTTAGCCAATGCTGATGATGTAAAATATCAAACCACACCCTCAAAATAACTCAGCTGAATGCATTTTCTAGTTATATTGTACATCAAAAGATTTGGAAAAATCACAGAATAAACGAAAAGTAAACAAAGGTTTATCAGCTCCAAAAATTCTCACCAACTTTATTCTGAGAAATGAGATCAGAACTCCTCTTCAAAAATGCCAAAGAGATACAATTCAAAAGACTAGGATGCTATTCAAGCATTCAATCACTAGGTAccttttctttcagcaaataacaTAAAACACCTATGCTTCACAATCAAACTAGTCAGGGTCGCCATATAAATCCTCACTATCCATGTCACTCTATTTAAACTCGTCTTAAACAATATTTAACAATTGAAGTTCATTGACACTAGATGTTCTCTATCTTTTCTACTGACATACAAATCCTAACAAGATAAACTCCTAATATTGGACCTAAAGTAAGCGTAATAATAATACGAAGCCTTAATCACAACTAATTGGTATTGCTATATGGATCTTTTCTTTCATTATACTCCATTTTCCACTAAGTTCGGATGGATCCGAAGAGATTATAGGTCTTTCGAGATAAACCTCTTTCTGTGTGATTTAAGGTCTACCTTGTTTCCTTAACACCTTCAATCACCATGGTTACACATCTGCAGACCAGTACATCTCAAGATCTACATAGGATATGACTAAATTATCTCAAGCGAACTTCTCTTATTTTATCCACTGTGTGTGCTACTTTCACCTTTTGTCAAATGTGGTTGTGCAACCTTTTATGATTGTTGATTCATCCTAAATCGATTAGTTTTAAGCTAGCAGTCAACCTGTCTCAAGTCTGCTGCTTTATAAACTATGTGAGAAGGCTCTCATAGATAGGGTTATTTCGGCTAATAGCATAGACCTATCGAATGTCAAGATCACGGTCGCCAAGGAGTAATTCCATATGTTCCTTGGAAGAAGTAAAACCAATTTCTACAACAggaaaaaatcatcaaaaaatgAATGCTACTCATAGAATGTCTGATCAAATTGTAGTATGCATAATATAAAACAACAAGATGAATCCTACAAATTCAGTCCCCTCAAAGGACAATAACAGGATCTAAATAATCAATTAAAAAGGCAATAATATTATAAAATAGGAAGCAAAATTCCATCATAAATGAGAAATGAACACATCTAGAAATGTGTGACCCTTCATATGACAAGCAGCAGTGCAGCACATTATTCATATTAGGAGGTGACTGTGTGTGTACACAGGCAAGTACATTTCAAAGTGAAACAAACAATAGAAAGAGAGAGGAACATACATCGGATCTTATCTGTCAACCCAAGGATtttgaacaaagtaacaacaCTTTCAGTTGGTTGAACTTTCTCCAAAAGACCAAAAAGTGCATCTGAATGGAAAGAGTctattattttataaatagctAAAAGCTGCACAAATGCCAAGAACTCGGATGTATTTAGCTGGGACCCGATCAATGTAGAATACCAATCAACTGCAAATGCAATAGCCCCCGCTTTAACATGAGGTTtaatttctggagaagtttctctcAGCTGGTCCAACAGATCAGAGAAGCTCCGCATAACTGATGGGAAGTTTTCACACCTCCCTAATTTTGTGGGATGACAACTCCGGAAAGCATCCAGTACAAGCAAAGCAGGATCTGATGTACGAAGTAAACTTGAGGCACAATTGCAGATTACATCATGTCCTTCGCATTTCATATCCATGTTGTTGCAAACAGATTCATCTGTATAGCCTTGAGCCTTGTGTCTCTTCGATTCTTCTATAGAAGGAAGATCATCACTTACTGGAAAGCCAATATTAACACAAACTCTAGGAAAAAATTTGACAATACCATCTACAAAATTCTTAGATTTGATTACttacttgaagtattatttgAAATACCAAGGGCGTGACAGATTTCAGATGTATTCACATGCGGTGATACCTTGTGATACAAACTCTCAAGTTCATCTTTATCGAAGGCAGAAGCCAATCTGTAGCTACctacaagaagaagaaaacccaAGATTGCCAAATGGTTTTCCATTTCACCCATCATCTTTGCTTTCCAGGCAAATGCAAGCTTGCTAGCTTCTAATTTAGCCTCTGGTTTAATCTCCGGCGAAAGTTCCATGAACTGTTCTAATAAAAGGATGCAACTCTGCCTGATAATATTACGATTAAATTCAATCTCTTCTTTCTGATAGTCTGGAGGATAAAACCCTACCAGTGCTTCCAACACAAGCATCCCCGAGTCCAGCGACATTTGAAGAGCACTAAAGACTTCACTGCGCAACAACTTGTGCTCCTTCAAATGTTTGTTTAAGAAATTCTGCAAATCCTCTCCACTCATGTTCATAAGGATAATGGCCATGGAATTGGAATGACCTAAAGTGCACGAGGGGGTTCTAGCAGAGAATGATGCGGAATTGAGGGCCTTGGTGCCTGTGGGAATAGATGGATTAGTAGAGCCCATCTGATTCACATTCGCTTGCTCTGGCGTTTTAGCCTCATAAATGACACATAATGCAGCTTGATCTTCCTTCTGCCTTGTAAGCACTTCTATACATTCTTCAAGGTGTTCTATCGGATATTTAAACTGAAGTTTGTAATTCAGAATACATCTGATAACAGCTCTAATAGAAGCAACCTGTTGTTCAATGGCCTCAATCTATTTGCAAAATGTCAAATTAAACATTATAAAAATGAGTCTTAAAGGAGGGGGTTAGAACATTGGCAACAGAAGTGGCATAATACCTTTTCTTCGAATGAGCAGGTCTCTTTCTGGCAAACATTCATATAATTACGTTCAACATATTCCACGTAATTTTTCAGAATGGCTGTGGGTGGGAACTGGTCCACAAGTTCAAATGCATAAGCATATCTAATAGCTTCAAGATGTTGTCGCTGGGTTAGAAGATTCTGGACAAAACCTGTAATCAGAACGAGTAGGTTGTTTTAGTTCGAAACAAACTTTCCCAAAGAATGCAAGGGCAGTGCTGCAGATCTTGTTGaggagaaaaaaataaattaactgCTGGATTTTGAGGTGTGTAGCTATCGGGAAAAGGAGGAGTGGttgctaaaacatgaacaagtgcacaatcttttcatctttattttGACAAGTCCACATCTAGATCCATTACTCTTATACACATGTGGCATACATTCAAAGTTTGAATATAGCCCCATCAACAACatcatacccagtataatcccacaagtgggatctggggagggtagtgtatacgcagacctccCCTTCGaagaccctcagctcaaggaCAAAATGAGAAGGATTGAATATAGCCCCATATCTACGTGAAATAAGGTACTTATAGTTGGTAAGAAAGAATTAATACTTCTAAATAATCGTCTTTATAGAAATAGACACAGTTTCTAACATCAAGAGACAAGGAAGCTTTCAAGATAGTGCAAGAGCTAAGAAATTCAAGTAATTCTAGGCAAAGAGATCATTAATGAGATGATATAAACTAATCTTTTGTTCAGCTGAAAAGTTGCAATTGCTTTACTTAAGGGTGATTCTGCGTTTCTAAGCCATATCTAGGTTACATATGAAACTGGAGTAATTTTGTTGTGTCCATTCAACATAGTGCCAAAATATACAGAAGCTGGCAGAAATGATGGGGTGCAAGATAGGACAATTTCCTACTATATACTTGGGGTTGCCTTGGGAACTATGTTTAAATCAGTTAAGGTTTGGCAGGGAGGAGTAGAAAAGTTTAAGAGAAGGCTGGACACTTGGCAGTTTGCAGACAGAGTAATATAATTATCCGATGCTGACAGAATTCTCACCTATCGCATGTCAATATTTCCAAACTCTAAAAAAGTTCATAAGCAATTGGACAAAATCAGAAGAAAATATTTATATGAAGGGAATTGCACCCAAAACAAGTTTCATCAGGTGATATGGGAGAGGGTTATGCTGCCAAAGAAGGAGGGAGGGATGGAAATCAGATTTtagcaataaataataaaagtCCACTTATGCAAAAAGGAAAATGTAATTAGACTCTACGAATAAATCTTTTTCGTTTTTCAACTTTTATgtaatcataaaaaaataaaataaaaattaaaaagaaaaggaagagagttgggtaaggtcatgtcctcggggggGAGGGTGGGGGTAAGGGTGCTTCCAGGCTGAGTTAGGTATTGAAACATATATACCTTGACGGGGGAGTCTATAGAGTTCGCGAAGAATTCTCCATAAGAGGAAGATCGATATAGCTTGTCTCTAAGAGACAAGATGGGTGGGAGATAAGGCACGGGATGTAGACGGGATTATATTTTGGTACTCTGGTCGCGTGGGGCCAAGAATGGGGTAGGCATTTTGGTTGATAGGGATCTTCGGGAGCTAGTGGTGGAGGATAGGAGGGTGAGCGACAGGTTGATGAGTATTAAGCTAGTCGTTGGGCGTTTTACTTTACATGTGATTAGTGCATACGCACCCCAAGTGGACTTAGACGAGTAGGTTAAAGAGGCGCTTCTGGGAGGACTTCCATGAGGTTGTGCGTGGTATCCCGCTCACTGAGAAGCTTTTCATAACAGGAGATTTCAATGGCCACATTGCGGAGGCATTTGAAGGTTACGATGACGTGCATGGAGGCTTTGGTTTCGGAGTTAGGAACGGAGGAGGAACTTCGTTGTTGAATTTTGCAAAGGCGTTTGATTTGGTGATAGCTAACTCGAGTTTCCTGAAGGAGGAATATTTGGTTACTTTCCAAAGTTCGGCAGCCAAGACTCAAATTGACTATTCAGAAAATCTGATAAAAGTCTGTGTGTGCACGGACTTCAAGGTCATCTCGAGTGAGAACCTCACGACCCAGCATAGGCTCCTGGTCATGGATTTGGAGATTAATCAAGTAGGGAGCTATGACTCTGGAGTTGAGGGATAAGTTGTTGGCTATGGGGGCATGGAAGCGTAGTGGGATGCGAGTGATATGTAGACCGCGACTGCGAATTGCATTAGGGAGTCTGCTAGGGAGGTATTGGGGGTCTCGAAGGGTCCATCTGGTGGCCGCAAAAGGGACTGGTGGTGGAGCACTgaggtccaaggtaaagtggaagccaaGAAAGCAACTTATTTGAAGCTGTTGGAGAGTGTGGACGAGGAGGATAAGAGGACGAACAAGGAGCAGTATAAGGTGGCCAAGAAGGAAGCTAAGTTAGCAATTACTGCGGCTAAGACTGTAGCGTTTGAGCGTCTGTATGAAGAACTTGGAGGCAAGGGAGGGGACAAGAAGCTGTACAGGCTAGCCAAGGTTCGAGAAAGGAAGGCCTGCgatctggaccaagtgaagtgcatcaaggatGAGAAAGGTAGAGTGTTGTTGGACGAGGCTCTGATTCGACATAGATGGCAGACCTAAAAAAGCTAttcaccttattaggaggttcaTGAAGCAatatagagagaaagagggattaacatatggtgttcatcgacttagagaaGGCTTACGATAAAGTGTCGCGGAAGGtgttgtggagatgtttggaggctagaggcaTTCTTGTTGCATACATAAGGGTTGTTAAGGACATGTACGTTGCCGCTAAGACTCGGGCTAGCACAGTGAGAGGGGACTCGAAACACTTcccggttatgatggggttgcatcaaggGTCAACCCTCAGCCCATTTCTGTTTGCCCTAGCGATCGACGCACTGACGCGTCACATTCTACAAAGGTgtcatggtgcatgttatttgcagatgatattgtaatgattgacgagacgcgatgtggtgttaacgagagattaaagatttggagacagaccctggagtctaaaggtttcaagttgagcaggaccaaaatagaatacttggagtgcaagttcagtggcACGACTTGGGAAGTGGACGTGAGGCTtgattcacaagtcatccctttgagagaaagtttcaagtaccttgggtctattatacGAGGGAATGAGGAGATCGACAAGAATGTCACACACCGAATTGGGACGGGGTGG of the Nicotiana tabacum cultivar K326 chromosome 7, ASM71507v2, whole genome shotgun sequence genome contains:
- the LOC107766600 gene encoding uncharacterized protein LOC107766600 isoform X3, which produces MKEVILGEESVKDRLEELESREKHFEDRCKELGEKEKQLNAIPNAHIKSEPAEEVALDRVNAIVGNSTVTSFVVIMDGKSLQIFLNEHEKVLDLMSDEVFKALQMSPDPAQLVLDAMEGFYPPHLRKGETEFEGSVARRSCILLLEQLIRVSPDIQDFVRGVARNIARDWRVKMKVTKGNQHEILGFLYLLAVYNLVSSFKVDYLMILLEIVAKHDKFAELCGSLGMKQNLPGFVQNLLTQRQHLEAIRYAYAFELVDQFPPTAILKNYVEYVERNYMNVCQKETCSFEEKVASIRAVIRCILNYKLQFKYPIEHLEECIEVLTRQKEDQAALCVIYEAKTPEQANVNQMGSTNPSIPTGTKALNSASFSARTPSCTLGHSNSMAIILMNMSGEDLQNFLNKHLKEHKLLRSEVFSALQMSLDSGMLVLEALVGFYPPDYQKEEIEFNRNIIRQSCILLLEQFMELSPEIKPEAKLEASKLAFAWKAKMMGEMENHLAILGFLLLVGSYRLASAFDKDELESLYHKVSPHVNTSEICHALGISNNTSKESKRHKAQGYTDESVCNNMDMKCEGHDVICNCASSLLRTSDPALLVLDAFRSCHPTKLGRCENFPSVMRSFSDLLDQLRETSPEIKPHVKAGAIAFAVDWYSTLIGSQLNTSEFLAFVQLLAIYKIIDSFHSDALFGLLEKVQPTESVVTLFKILGLTDKIRCFVQNLINKKQWMVAFTYVYEFDLVNLVSPVMLLRDYVRHSEEIAKKILHAGNSSHRAQMKAINYEINALRNAVRHIVDPGLQSEYSLSQLQEQIEKLQCQMSNSSQSSSNRNFIAEFRQVKTNKGTCRSAPIAQVRKELMKKRSAPAGDTDFIHRARGKQNFKRHRHLSMRR
- the LOC107766600 gene encoding uncharacterized protein LOC107766600 isoform X4; protein product: MKEVILGEESVKDRLEELESREKHFEDRCKELGEKEKQLNAIPNAHIKSEPAEEVALDRVNAIVGNSTVTSFVVIMDGKSLQIFLNEHEKVLDLMSDEVFKALQMSPDPAQLVLDAMEGFYPPHLRKGETEFEGSVARRSCILLLEQLIRVSPDIQDFVRGVARNIARDWRVKMKVTKGNQHEILGFLYLLAVYNLVSSFKVDYLMILLEIVAKHDKFAELCGSLGMKQNLPGFVQNLLTQRQHLEAIRYAYAFELVDQFPPTAILKNYVEYVERNYMNVCQKETCSFEEKVASIRAVIRCILNYKLQFKYPIEHLEECIEVLTRQKEDQAALCVIYEAKTPEQANVNQMGSTNPSIPTGTKALNSASFSARTPSCTLGHSNSMAIILMNMSGEDLQNFLNKHLKEHKLLRSEVFSALQMSLDSGMLVLEALVGFYPPDYQKEEIEFNRNIIRQSCILLLEQFMELSPEIKPEAKLEASKLAFAWKAKMMGEMENHLAILGFLLLVGSYRLASAFDKDELESLYHKVSPHVNTSEICHALGISNNTSKSKRHKAQGYTDESVCNNMDMKCEGHDVICNCASSLLRTSDPALLVLDAFRSCHPTKLGRCENFPSVMRSFSDLLDQLRETSPEIKPHVKAGAIAFAVDWYSTLIGSQLNTSEFLAFVQLLAIYKIIDSFHSDALFGLLEKVQPTESVVTLFKILGLTDKIRCFVQNLINKKQWMVAFTYVYEFDLVNLVSPVMLLRDYVRHSEEIAKKILHAGNSSHRAQMKAINYEINALRNAVRHIVDPGLQSEYSLSQLQEQIEKLQCQMSNSSQSSSNRNFIAEFRQVKTNKGTCRSAPIAQVRKELMKKRSAPAGDTDFIHRARGKQNFKRHRHLSMRR
- the LOC107766600 gene encoding uncharacterized protein LOC107766600 isoform X2, which encodes MKEVILGEESVKDRLEELESREKHFEDRCKELGEKEKQLNAIPNAHIKSEPAEEVALDRVNAIVGNSTVTSFVVIMDGKSLQIFLNEHEKVLDLMSDEVFKALQMSPDPAQLVLDAMEGFYPPHLRKGETEFEGSVARRSCILLLEQLIRVSPDIQDFVRGVARNIARDWRVKMKVTKGNQHEILGFLYLLAVYNLVSSFKVDYLMILLEIVAKHDKFAELCGSLGMKQNLPGFVQNLLTQRQHLEAIRYAYAFELVDQFPPTAILKNYVEYVERNYMNVCQKETCSFEEKIEAIEQQVASIRAVIRCILNYKLQFKYPIEHLEECIEVLTRQKEDQAALCVIYEAKTPEQANVNQMGSTNPSIPTGTKALNSASFSARTPSCTLGHSNSMAIILMNMSGEDLQNFLNKHLKEHKLLRSEVFSALQMSLDSGMLVLEALVGFYPPDYQKEEIEFNRNIIRQSCILLLEQFMELSPEIKPEAKLEASKLAFAWKAKMMGEMENHLAILGFLLLVGSYRLASAFDKDELESLYHKVSPHVNTSEICHALGISNNTSKSKRHKAQGYTDESVCNNMDMKCEGHDVICNCASSLLRTSDPALLVLDAFRSCHPTKLGRCENFPSVMRSFSDLLDQLRETSPEIKPHVKAGAIAFAVDWYSTLIGSQLNTSEFLAFVQLLAIYKIIDSFHSDALFGLLEKVQPTESVVTLFKILGLTDKIRCFVQNLINKKQWMVAFTYVYEFDLVNLVSPVMLLRDYVRHSEEIAKKILHAGNSSHRAQMKAINYEINALRNAVRHIVDPGLQSEYSLSQLQEQIEKLQCQMSNSSQSSSNRNFIAEFRQVKTNKGTCRSAPIAQVRKELMKKRSAPAGDTDFIHRARGKQNFKRHRHLSMRR
- the LOC107766600 gene encoding uncharacterized protein LOC107766600 isoform X1; protein product: MKEVILGEESVKDRLEELESREKHFEDRCKELGEKEKQLNAIPNAHIKSEPAEEVALDRVNAIVGNSTVTSFVVIMDGKSLQIFLNEHEKVLDLMSDEVFKALQMSPDPAQLVLDAMEGFYPPHLRKGETEFEGSVARRSCILLLEQLIRVSPDIQDFVRGVARNIARDWRVKMKVTKGNQHEILGFLYLLAVYNLVSSFKVDYLMILLEIVAKHDKFAELCGSLGMKQNLPGFVQNLLTQRQHLEAIRYAYAFELVDQFPPTAILKNYVEYVERNYMNVCQKETCSFEEKIEAIEQQVASIRAVIRCILNYKLQFKYPIEHLEECIEVLTRQKEDQAALCVIYEAKTPEQANVNQMGSTNPSIPTGTKALNSASFSARTPSCTLGHSNSMAIILMNMSGEDLQNFLNKHLKEHKLLRSEVFSALQMSLDSGMLVLEALVGFYPPDYQKEEIEFNRNIIRQSCILLLEQFMELSPEIKPEAKLEASKLAFAWKAKMMGEMENHLAILGFLLLVGSYRLASAFDKDELESLYHKVSPHVNTSEICHALGISNNTSKESKRHKAQGYTDESVCNNMDMKCEGHDVICNCASSLLRTSDPALLVLDAFRSCHPTKLGRCENFPSVMRSFSDLLDQLRETSPEIKPHVKAGAIAFAVDWYSTLIGSQLNTSEFLAFVQLLAIYKIIDSFHSDALFGLLEKVQPTESVVTLFKILGLTDKIRCFVQNLINKKQWMVAFTYVYEFDLVNLVSPVMLLRDYVRHSEEIAKKILHAGNSSHRAQMKAINYEINALRNAVRHIVDPGLQSEYSLSQLQEQIEKLQCQMSNSSQSSSNRNFIAEFRQVKTNKGTCRSAPIAQVRKELMKKRSAPAGDTDFIHRARGKQNFKRHRHLSMRR